In a single window of the Rhodococcus qingshengii JCM 15477 genome:
- a CDS encoding DUF3024 domain-containing protein, with the protein MAATGLPELDVARVVKYCASRVPEQYRHEIRVECDIAPRHVTICECRPPWREDFGPEWTRFPIARLYYTKKTGLWTLYWRDRHLKFHRYQFLDPSPHIQDLLDHIENGGDPIFWG; encoded by the coding sequence ATGGCTGCCACCGGTCTTCCCGAGCTCGATGTCGCGCGGGTCGTGAAGTATTGCGCCAGTCGAGTGCCGGAACAGTATCGGCATGAGATCCGGGTCGAATGTGACATCGCGCCCCGTCATGTGACGATCTGCGAATGCCGGCCGCCGTGGCGTGAGGACTTCGGCCCGGAGTGGACGCGATTTCCGATCGCCCGCCTGTACTACACGAAGAAAACCGGGTTGTGGACGTTGTATTGGCGGGATCGCCACCTCAAATTTCACCGCTACCAGTTTTTGGATCCGAGCCCTCATATTCAGGATTTACTCGATCACATCGAAAACGGTGGCGATCCGATCTTCTGGGGTTGA